A stretch of Cherax quadricarinatus isolate ZL_2023a chromosome 24, ASM3850222v1, whole genome shotgun sequence DNA encodes these proteins:
- the LOC128690672 gene encoding uncharacterized protein, which yields MEVSDDTPVLRGRMKALPVLILHSVMCSLVTETTLSLGIKNIIVVTTTDFDTYDVVRCMWALGVSTEVHLDSHYMTQVASNTLQAPVTDKDCSSIHNRTSLWSRVDWTFLYGREPLPRHTMAVLVVGPANWVGTAAVQLDTLMLAPVGGNILGRDLCPSIPLAVRVLLLEDQRDKVLDGKSQCTGVLREARLTDGGRYNLHTVACLQHTQLLHSTPLLSRPSTLKGGVIKIAYMKNTIEIILVRKGESLVLQELLGEMLTTIMKKLNFTIQLNEISGRVDKMSNGSYGGAIGTLQRREADVLMATMSMLPERATVLDYSQWFWLYNLKFYTKVPKFLEDKFLLMQIYTWQVMNSRFLGFYMH from the exons atggaagtaTCAGACGACACACCTGTCCTCAGAGGCAGAATGAAGGCCTTACCTGTGTTAATTTTACACTCCGTAATGTGCAGTCTGGTGACTGAAACTACACTGTCTCTGGGCAtcaagaacattattgtggttacCACAACTGACTTCG ACACTTATGATGTTGTGAGATGTATGTGGGCACTTGGTGTGAGCACTGAGGTGCACCTGGACTCACACTATATGACACAAGTTGCCTCCAACACCCTTCAGGCTCCTGTCACTGATAAGGATTGTTCCAGCATCCATAACCGGACATCTCTGTGGTCAAGGGTGGACTGGACATTCTTATATGGGCGGGAGCCACTTCCACGACACACAATGGCTGTCCTGGTGGTAGGACCTGCAAACTGGGTTGGCACTGCTGCTGTACAA TTGGACACATTGATGCTGGCGCCAGTGGGAGGCAATATCCTCGGGAGAGATTTGTGTCCCAGCATCCCACTGGCAGTACGAGTGTTGCTCCTGGAGGATCAACGTGACAAG GTGTTGGACGGAAAAAGTCAGTGTACGGGAGTGTTGAGAGAGGCAAGACTAACTGACGGTGGCAGGTACAACCTACATACTGTTGCTTGTCTGCAACACACTCAACTGCTTCACTCAACTCCACTCCTCTCCCGTCCATCTACCCTTAAAGGAGGTGTGATAAAGATTGCTTACATGAAG AATACCATCGAGATAATTTTAGTAAGAAAAGGAGAGTCTTTAGTGCTGCAAGAATTACTGGGAGAAATGTTAACCACGATTATGAAGAAACTCAACTTTACGATCCAGTTAAACGAGATTAGTGGCCGTGTTGATAAGATGTCTAATGGGTCATATGGCGGAGCAATAGGCACGTTACAGCGCAGG GAGGCGGACGTGTTGATGGCCACCATGTCGATGCTTCCTGAGAGAGCAACTGTACTCGACTACTCACAGTGGTTTTGGTTATATAATCTCAAGTTTTATACTAAGGTTCCCAAATTTCTTGAAGACAAGTTTCTACTTATGCAAATATATACATGGCAG gtaatgaattctagATTTTtgggcttttatatgcattga